ACGAGATCAAGGCGCACTACTACACGACGCACGACGACCTGAATCCCAAGCGCATCGTGCCCGGCGGGCCGATCGATGCCGATTGGTTGCTGCCGCACGGGCGCGACGCCACCTATCGCGCTCATGAGGTGTAGTCGCCTCGTTGACGGCCACGGCCGGGTCATCGGCGACCTGCGCGTCTCGGTCACCGACCGCTGCAACTTCCGCTGCCAGTACTGCATGTCGGCGAAGGGCCTGCCCTGGCTGCAGCGTGCCGAGGTCCTGACGTTCGAGGAGATCGAGCGCGTCGTGCGGCTCGTCAGCTCGATGGGCGTGCGCGCCGTGCGGCTGACCGGCGGCGAGCCGCTCGTGCGCCGCGAGTTCCCACGCCTGGCGTCCATGCTGGCGCCGCCGGTCGACGACCTCGCGGTGACGACGAACGGTTTCCTGCTCGAGCGCGACGCCGCGGCCCTCGTCGAGGCGGGGATCACGCGTTTCAACGTC
This genomic stretch from Acidobacteriota bacterium harbors:
- a CDS encoding radical SAM protein, translating into MRCSRLVDGHGRVIGDLRVSVTDRCNFRCQYCMSAKGLPWLQRAEVLTFEEIERVVRLVSSMGVRAVRLTGGEPLVRREFPRLASMLAPPVDDLAVTTNGFLLERDAAALVEAGITRFNVSIDSLQRDRFFEMARRDALDRVLRGLEILAQFPEAHPDQDQRRREARVHRAGDPAVRRVRTHASVRGALHRVHAARRRRRLAKRPRHPRRRDSGPLDRRHW